GCTGACGATCCGTGCAGCCTTGCTGCTTTCTGGGGCGATCCGCTCCACGCTGTCGGACGAGGAGGCGTCATGGGCGTGTGGATCGGTGTGGCAGCGGCGGGGGTCGCGGTGCTCGGTGTGGTGAGTGCGGGGGCCGCCCTGCTCGCGGTCGCGGTCGAGGCGGAGCGCGAGGGGCTGCTCGACCCCGAGTGACGAGGGTGCCGGGCACCGGGCGCAGGGCCCCGCGGACGCGCGGGCCCCGTCCGCTCCGCGTCAGGCCGGGGTGCCGAGCCGGTAGCCCTTGCCCCGCACGGTCGCGATGAGGTCCCGCTCGGTCTTCTTCCGGAGGTAGTGCACGTACGTGTCGACCGTCCCGAGCTGCTCGCCGTGCTCGAACACCGCGGACAGCAGCTGCTCGCGCGAGAACACCCGGTCCGGCTCCGCGGCGAGCACCGCGAGCAGGTCGGACTCCCGGTCGGTCAGGGCCACCCGGCCGCTGTAGGGCGAGTGCACGGTGTGGTCGTCCGGCCGGAACGACCAGCCGCCGATCTCGAACGCGGGCCCGAGGTCCACCGGCGCGCGGGTGAGCGCCCGGAGCCGTGCGTTCAGCTCGTCGAAGTCGAACGGCTTCACCAGGTAGTCGTTCGCGCCGGCGTCGAGCCCGGACACCCGGTCGTGCACCTCGC
The Curtobacterium citreum genome window above contains:
- a CDS encoding response regulator transcription factor, with amino-acid sequence MSGGGRVLLVEDDPRLGPIVRDVLSASWEVELVTTRVDALEAALHRLFDVLVVDRRLPDGDGLDVVRELRRFRGATPALVLTALGEVHDRVSGLDAGANDYLVKPFDFDELNARLRALTRAPVDLGPAFEIGGWSFRPDDHTVHSPYSGRVALTDRESDLLAVLAAEPDRVFSREQLLSAVFEHGEQLGTVDTYVHYLRKKTERDLIATVRGKGYRLGTPA